The segment CACCAGCAAAAGCCGGCTTATAGCCTATCTTTTTCATTAAAGGTATCGTAATGACTCCACTTGTTGCTACATTACTAGAAGGCGAGCCAGACAATGATCCTAAAAACGCACTTCCTAATACAGCTGCCTTAGCTGGTCCCCCTCGCGACCAGCCAGTTATAGCTATCGCTAAATCGAGAAACCAATCGCCTGCACCAGATTTCTGCAATAGTTGTCCGAATATTAGGAAAACTATAATGATAGACGTAGCAATCCCTAATGGTAGACCATATATTCCACCTGTACCTACATAGAATGCGTACGTTAATCGATCTAATGTAAATCCAGGTCCATGTAAAAGCCCTGGTAAAAAATGTTGGTACGAGGCCATAAGCAGCATGATAACGATCAAAATGGGTAAAACCCACCCAGTTAATCTTCGTACAGCCTCTAATAAGGAGATTGCTAAAAATAAAGCTAAGAAGATTCCCAAAACGTCTAAATATCCGTACGAACTATACTCAATAACGCGGGAATTATAGAATAGTGCAACATAAGCTGTTCCAACTAAACCCATCAGCAAAAATATAACATCTAAAGCTTTCCTTATTTTACTATTACCTGTATCATTTTGTTGCCCAAAACGAAGAAAGACTAATATTAATATAAATATTAGACTAATAGCGCGATGAACTGTAGCTGGGACAATAAATCCTAGCATTGTTGGTAATCCACTTATAACGATAATCTCATATAAAGCCGTTATTCCGGCTATTATATTAAGTACCTTTTTTGAAGTAGTAATAGTACTCCCTCCCTTAGGAATTCCGGAATCCATAGAGATTCCGGAATTTTATATTCTATTAGGTTATTTTAATAATTCATCTTGTCGTTTTTGCAGTTCATCTGTCCAAATTCCCTTTTCTTCAAAATACTTGATTGCTCCTGGATGGAACGGTACTGAAAAATTAGTATTCTTTATACTATTTTCAGCAACCCAAGCACCTCCGCTTGCATGAACAGCACTTAGTTGGTCTTTATTCTCATCTAGGCCTTTAACGATTTCATAAACTAACTCGTCTGATAGACTGCTAGCACCTGCTAACACTGTTGAATACGTTAAGAATGGATAATCCTCGTCTTGACCTTTATACGTTCCCGCTGGATTAACAGATATAAAAGCTCCATTAGTTACATTTGGATGATTCATAATTTCTTGCATTTTGTCATCTGTAATCTTAACAAATACGACATCGGTTGTTTGTGCTAACTGGGCAACTTGCGGGGTAGCAATTCCCCCTGGTAAAACAACAGCGTCTACAGTTCCCTGTTCCAACGCTTGGACGGTCTCATTCGTTTCAGAAGTTTGCATGACTTTTACATCGTCCTCAGTAAGCCCATATACATCCAATACCGTTGCGGTAAATTCATCGATACTTTTTAATGCTGGTCTTTTTCCAATAAGCCGCTTACCTTTTAAATCGGCAGGTGTTTCAATACCAGCATCTGCTCGCGCAATCAAATAAACTCCTGTTTCTTGTCCTTGAAGAACTTGTCTCACGTCAACTTTTTGTTCGAAAGGTTCCTCACCTGCATAAGCTCTTCTTAACGCCCATGTGTGAACCATACCCATATCTGTTTTACCATCACCTATTGCACGTAATGTTGCATCTGCTCCGCCAGTAGTAATCGCACTGGCTGATATACTTGTATTCTTAGAAACAATATCTGCAAAGCCTACTGTTAAAATATTATAAAGACTTCCTGCAGAAGAAGTTCCAATGCTTACCGTTTGTTTTTCTTTTGCT is part of the Bacillus sp. Marseille-P3661 genome and harbors:
- a CDS encoding TAXI family TRAP transporter solute-binding subunit, producing the protein MKIQKVNYKTLILSVLFLFFLAACSSTNSNSTNSTNSSATDSGNGGNTQQEQGGNDEKAKEKQTVSIGTSSAGSLYNILTVGFADIVSKNTSISASAITTGGADATLRAIGDGKTDMGMVHTWALRRAYAGEEPFEQKVDVRQVLQGQETGVYLIARADAGIETPADLKGKRLIGKRPALKSIDEFTATVLDVYGLTEDDVKVMQTSETNETVQALEQGTVDAVVLPGGIATPQVAQLAQTTDVVFVKITDDKMQEIMNHPNVTNGAFISVNPAGTYKGQDEDYPFLTYSTVLAGASSLSDELVYEIVKGLDENKDQLSAVHASGGAWVAENSIKNTNFSVPFHPGAIKYFEEKGIWTDELQKRQDELLK